AGATGACCGACTCGAAACCGGAGCGTCGAACCTCCGTCTGTAACCCTCTACGTCTCGTACTGGCCTGACAGGTTCGAAGAGTGCTATCTCCGCCGGCAGTCGAGAGAGTCCAGGGGACGAATCGGACGGGGACCCGCGCGACGTTCGAGCCTCGTCTTGGCGGAGCGAATAGGCGACAGATTAATGAGGTGACCCGGGGGTTACCAGGGATTGATGGGCGAGGCCGACGCAGTACGAGTGTGCCAAACCGCTGTCCGTACCTCGATTACCGCCGGGAGACAGGCGGACGCTCGTTCGAGGCGGCGCGTCCGTACTGCACCGCCGCGGAGACGTTCGTCCAACCGATGCGCGCGGACATCTGCGTCGGACGGTACGGACTCGACCACGCCGCCGACTGCGAGATTTACCTCGCGCACGAGGGAGAGCGCGACGCAGACTACGCAGACGACAGCGACGGCGGAGACGGCGAATGAGCTACGACGACTACCTCGACGGTAAACCGGCCGTCGTCACCGCGGCGCTGACCGGGGGCGTTCAGGGCAAGGAAGCGCACCCGAATCTGCCGGAGACGCCGGCGGAGATCGCGGCAGCGGCCGCCACGTGCGAGGCGGCCGGGGCGAGCATCGTCCACCTCCACGCCCGCCGAGAGAGCGGCGAACGGGCGTTCTCGACCGAGCGGTTTCAGGAAGTGACCGACGCGGTCCGGGACGCGACGGACGACATCGTGATACAGCACTCGACTGGTGGGACCGGTGCGCCGGACGAGTTGCGGGCAGAACCACTCCGAACGGACCCCGCCCCGGAGATGGCGTCGCTCGACATGGGACCGCTGAACCGCTACGACCGTCTCACGAGCGAGAACACGCGGGCGACGGTGCGGATGCTCCACAACGAGATGCGCGAGCGGGGAATCAAGCCCGAGTTGGAGGTGTTCAACGACGGGCACCTCAACGAGTCTTTGGCCATCGTCGACGAGCTCGACTCGCCGCCGTACTTCAACCTCATCTTCGGCCCGGGGACGCTGTCGGTGCCGCACCCGCGAAGCCTCCAAACGATGGTGTCGCACCTTCCCGAGGACGCGGAGTTCAACGTGCTCGGCTTCGGCCGCCACCAGCTGCCGCTGACGACGATGGGGATGCTGTTGGGCGGGCACGTCCGCGTGGGATTGGAGGACAACATCTACTACCGAAAGGGAGAGTTGGCCGAGAGCAACGCGCAGTTCGTCGAGCGCGCGGTTCGCATCGCCGGGGAACTCGGACGGCCGATCGCGACGCCCGCGCAGGCGCGGGAAATTCTGGGTCTCTGAACGGGCCGCGTCGATGCGGTTACGAGCTGCCTCCAGAGAGAAAGAGAGAGAGAAAGCGCCGACAGCGCGGAGACAGCGTCGCGTGTCATCGAAACTCACGTTCCCCCGCCTTTCGTGACGTTTAAGTATCGTCCACGGATTACTCAGAATGCAGTCACTGTAGGGGCACAGCGTCCCGAGTCCGGAAGGGCGACGATACGACAGACAAGGGTTGCGGTAGCCAAGTGGCCCAAGGCGCTGGGTTGCTAACTCAGTGGCGTCATGCCTCCGGGGTTCGAATCCCCGCCGCAACGCTCATCCACATTCCACCATGAGTGCAGAAGAACCACAGGACGGCTCGACCGAAGAGGAGGAGGAGAACCTCCGATATTTCGTCCGCATCGGGCAGACGGACCTCGACGGGACGAAGTCGGTCGAGCGGAGCCTGACAGATATGAACGGTATCGGCAAGCGCACCGCGCGCATCGTCGCCGAGACCGCGGGTGTCGACCGAACCGCGACGTTCGGTCGCCTCGACGAGGAGGACATCGACGCCGTCGTTTCGGCCGTCGAGAACCTCGCAGACGAGATTCCCCCGTGGCTCACCAACCGGCAGAACGATTTCTACACCGGTGAGACGACGCATCGAATCGGCAACGACCTGCAGCAGAAACGCCGCCACGACATCAACCGGATGCAGATGATCAACTCCTACAAGGGCATCCGGCACCAGCGCGGCCAGAAGGTCCGCGGCCAGCGGACGAAGTCCACCGGCCGCACCGAGGGAACCATCGGCGTCAACGTCGAAGCCATCCGCGAGGAAGCGGAAGCAGAGGAGGGTGAAGACGAATGACGACCGGCAAGAACACCAAGTCCTACGAGACGCCGAACCACCCGTACCAGGGTGAACGCATCGCCCGCGAGGGCGACCTGCTCGGCCGTTACGGGCTGAAGAACAAAGAAGAACTCTGGCGCGCGCAGTCGGAGCTTCGCTCGTTCCGCCGCGAGGCACGACGCCTCCTCGGCAACGCGCAGGGCGACATCGACGAGGCCGGCGTCGAGGGCGCGGACTTCCTCAACCGCCTGCGTCGACTCGGCATCCTGAGCGAGAGCGACGACATCAGCGAGATCCTCTCGCTGGACGTCACCGACCTGCTCGAACGCCGTCTCCAGACGGTCGCCTACCGCAAAGGTCTCGGCAACACGCCGAAGCAGGCGCGGCAGTTCATCACCCACGGCCACGTCACCATCGAGGGCGCGCGCGTCACCGTCCCCTCGAAGAAGGTCGAGGTCGACGAAGAGCCCACCGTGAGCTTCGAGGAGAACTCGCCGCTCGCGGACGAACTACACCCTGAGCGCGCGGAGGCCCAAGAATGAGCGAAACCAGCGAAGAGACGTGGGGAATCGCCCACGTGTACGCGTCGTTCAACAACACGGTCATCACCATCACCGACCAGACCGGTGCCGAGACCATCGCTAAATCCAGCGGTGGGACCGTGGTGAAGCAGAACCGTGACGAGGCGTCGCCGTACGCGGCGATGCAGATGGCCGAAGTCGTGGCCGAGGAGGTCAAGGCGGCGGGCATCGACGGCGTTCACGTCCGCGTTCGCGGACCCGGCGGGAACCTCAACAAGTCCCCCGGACCCGGCGCCCAGGCGACCATCCGAGCGCTCGCTCGTGCCGGACTCGAAATCGGCCGCATCGAGGACGTGACGCCGATTCCGCACGACGGCACCCGCGCTCCCAAAAACCGCAGGTTCTGAAACGATGGTAGACGAGTTCGAGGTCGAGTTCATCGAACGCGAAGAACGGTCGGCGCGGTTCGTCGTCCGCGGGCTGACGCCCGCGGTAGCCAACGGCATCCGCCGCGCGATGATCACCGACGTGCCGACGCTGTCTATCGACACCGTCCGGTTCGTCGAGAACTCCTCGGTGATGTTCGACGAGATGATCGGTCTTCGACTGGGCCTCGTGCCGCTCACGACGCCCCTCGACGATTTCGAGGTCGGCGACACGGTGACGCTGGCGCTCGACGTCGAAGGACCGGCGACGGCGTACTCCGGCGACATCGAGACCAGCGACGAGCTGGTCAGACCCGCCGACGAGAACATACCGATAATCGAGCTGAAAGAGGGCCAACGCCTCGAGTTCGAGGCGGACGCGGTCCTCGACACCGGCAAGAGCCACGCCAAACATCAGGGCGGCGTGGCAGTCGGCTACCGACACCTGCAGCGGGTGGAAGTCGTCGGCGACG
This genomic stretch from Haloprofundus salilacus harbors:
- a CDS encoding 3-keto-5-aminohexanoate cleavage protein, which encodes MSYDDYLDGKPAVVTAALTGGVQGKEAHPNLPETPAEIAAAAATCEAAGASIVHLHARRESGERAFSTERFQEVTDAVRDATDDIVIQHSTGGTGAPDELRAEPLRTDPAPEMASLDMGPLNRYDRLTSENTRATVRMLHNEMRERGIKPELEVFNDGHLNESLAIVDELDSPPYFNLIFGPGTLSVPHPRSLQTMVSHLPEDAEFNVLGFGRHQLPLTTMGMLLGGHVRVGLEDNIYYRKGELAESNAQFVERAVRIAGELGRPIATPAQAREILGL
- a CDS encoding 30S ribosomal protein S13, with amino-acid sequence MSAEEPQDGSTEEEEENLRYFVRIGQTDLDGTKSVERSLTDMNGIGKRTARIVAETAGVDRTATFGRLDEEDIDAVVSAVENLADEIPPWLTNRQNDFYTGETTHRIGNDLQQKRRHDINRMQMINSYKGIRHQRGQKVRGQRTKSTGRTEGTIGVNVEAIREEAEAEEGEDE
- a CDS encoding 30S ribosomal protein S4, with the translated sequence MTTGKNTKSYETPNHPYQGERIAREGDLLGRYGLKNKEELWRAQSELRSFRREARRLLGNAQGDIDEAGVEGADFLNRLRRLGILSESDDISEILSLDVTDLLERRLQTVAYRKGLGNTPKQARQFITHGHVTIEGARVTVPSKKVEVDEEPTVSFEENSPLADELHPERAEAQE
- a CDS encoding 30S ribosomal protein S11, whose product is MSETSEETWGIAHVYASFNNTVITITDQTGAETIAKSSGGTVVKQNRDEASPYAAMQMAEVVAEEVKAAGIDGVHVRVRGPGGNLNKSPGPGAQATIRALARAGLEIGRIEDVTPIPHDGTRAPKNRRF
- a CDS encoding DNA-directed RNA polymerase subunit D; translation: MVDEFEVEFIEREERSARFVVRGLTPAVANGIRRAMITDVPTLSIDTVRFVENSSVMFDEMIGLRLGLVPLTTPLDDFEVGDTVTLALDVEGPATAYSGDIETSDELVRPADENIPIIELKEGQRLEFEADAVLDTGKSHAKHQGGVAVGYRHLQRVEVVGDAGEFDEEEPNILRGVIETEEGELVATDEFDHDLTNRYPGKEVEVTDVPGAFVFHVETDGSFSADELLLRAIESIDARAAELEDAVAV